A portion of the Pseudoxanthomonas sp. JBR18 genome contains these proteins:
- a CDS encoding NADP-dependent oxidoreductase produces MKLMKAVRQSQFGGPQVLRYEDAPVPRLQPGEVLIRVKAVGLNPPDWYLREGYKTLPPEWRPAVQFPLILGTDVSGVAAAVADDVDAFAVGEAVYAMVRFPSGLAGGSQAYAQFVTAPVSEVARKPAGIDHLHAAGAPMSLLTAWQFLIEQGHMVPNPLQDRAHVPVPLEGRTVLVNGAAGGVGHFAVQLAKWKGARVIAVASGRHEAFLKDIGADVVIDYKRCRPETQVRDVDLVLDAVGGPTTGRFLQTLKPGGALFPVFPLGYEDDGEAAHLSVTVSTTQVQSSGRQLAEMAPLLDAGTVRVAIDGVFDLSEAAQAHARAAEGHVQGKLVMTVA; encoded by the coding sequence ATGAAATTGATGAAAGCCGTTCGCCAATCGCAGTTCGGAGGTCCGCAGGTCCTGCGGTACGAAGACGCGCCTGTCCCCCGCCTGCAGCCGGGCGAGGTGTTGATCCGGGTCAAGGCCGTGGGCCTGAATCCACCGGACTGGTATCTGCGTGAGGGTTACAAGACGCTGCCGCCCGAGTGGCGCCCAGCTGTGCAGTTCCCACTGATCCTTGGGACCGATGTCTCCGGCGTGGCGGCGGCCGTGGCCGACGATGTCGATGCCTTCGCCGTGGGCGAGGCGGTCTACGCGATGGTGCGCTTCCCCAGCGGGTTGGCCGGTGGCAGCCAGGCGTACGCACAGTTCGTCACCGCGCCGGTATCGGAGGTGGCGCGCAAGCCGGCCGGCATCGACCATCTCCACGCCGCCGGCGCACCGATGTCGCTGCTGACCGCGTGGCAGTTCCTGATCGAACAGGGACACATGGTGCCCAATCCCCTGCAGGACCGCGCCCACGTGCCAGTCCCGCTGGAAGGCAGGACCGTGCTGGTCAACGGCGCCGCCGGCGGCGTGGGGCACTTCGCGGTGCAATTGGCCAAGTGGAAGGGCGCGCGGGTGATCGCGGTGGCCTCGGGTCGGCATGAGGCGTTCCTCAAGGACATCGGCGCCGATGTGGTTATCGACTACAAACGGTGCAGGCCCGAGACGCAGGTGCGTGACGTGGACCTGGTGCTGGATGCCGTGGGCGGGCCGACCACCGGACGCTTCCTGCAGACACTCAAGCCGGGTGGCGCCCTGTTCCCGGTGTTTCCGCTGGGCTATGAGGACGATGGCGAGGCCGCGCATCTGAGCGTGACCGTCTCGACCACGCAGGTCCAATCCAGCGGCAGACAGTTGGCCGAGATGGCGCCCCTGCTCGACGCCGGCACGGTGCGCGTGGCCATCGATGGTGTGTTCGACCTGTCCGAGGCCGCGCAGGCGCACGCGCGTGCCGCCGAAGGCCACGTGCAGGGCAA
- a CDS encoding TetR/AcrR family transcriptional regulator: protein MRADAQKNYQRLLSVAREVFQESGAEASLRDIARKAGVGLGTLYRHFPTREALLEALLRDGFEALAAQADALLQAESADAALVAWLQQIIAFTHSQRGVIAPMMHAIEDEASALHGSCVRLRASGAALLMRAQRQGSARPDLDGDALFDLIAALAWLREQPSHAARADRIFALVTGAVLNQEAARGD from the coding sequence ATGAGAGCTGACGCCCAGAAAAACTATCAACGCCTGCTGTCGGTCGCGCGGGAGGTGTTCCAGGAGAGCGGCGCGGAGGCGTCGCTGCGTGACATCGCGCGCAAGGCCGGGGTTGGCCTGGGGACGCTGTACCGCCATTTCCCCACGCGCGAGGCCTTGCTGGAAGCGCTGCTGCGCGACGGGTTCGAAGCACTCGCCGCCCAGGCCGATGCCCTGCTGCAGGCCGAGAGCGCCGACGCGGCGCTGGTCGCCTGGCTCCAGCAGATCATCGCGTTCACCCACAGCCAGCGCGGCGTGATCGCGCCGATGATGCACGCCATCGAGGATGAGGCGTCCGCGCTGCATGGATCCTGCGTCAGGCTGCGCGCGTCCGGTGCCGCCCTGCTGATGCGCGCCCAGCGGCAGGGCAGCGCGCGGCCAGACCTGGATGGCGATGCGCTCTTCGATCTGATCGCCGCCCTGGCGTGGCTGCGCGAGCAGCCCTCCCATGCCGCCCGCGCAGACCGGATCTTCGCCCTGGTCACCGGTGCGGTCCTGAACCAGGAGGCGGCGCGAGGCGACTGA